In Montipora foliosa isolate CH-2021 chromosome 13, ASM3666993v2, whole genome shotgun sequence, one DNA window encodes the following:
- the LOC137981869 gene encoding uncharacterized protein — MHEEVTIVPADKGRSVVVMDKDEYQEKVSVLLNDTNTYLKITDKRSNPTSNVEKELNIKEEKDDSGSQIGPQLYKKLHCSNSTPASFYGLPKIHKPERPLRPITSSIGSPTYAVSKHLVSILSPLRRNRFSVKNSSEFAQKIEQHTVASDEIMVSFDVKSLFPSILVDLVLTIVNERLQKDHAGSSGTHKYVHQQHHEAVRSQLLQTQQHPLQTILWMCDGFPIQSRYSRPRNGRD, encoded by the coding sequence ATGCATGAGGAGGTAACAATCGTTCCTGCCGATAAGGGGAGATCCGTCGTAGTAATGGATAAGGATGAATACCAAGAAAAAGTATCTGTTTTGTTGAACGATACAAACACTTATTTGAAAATCACAGACAAAAGATCAAATCCAACATCAAACGTCGAAAAAGAACTTAACATCAAAGAAGAAAAGGATGACAGCGGATCACAAATTGGACCGCAACTGTACAAAAAACTACACTGCAGCAATTCAACGCCAGCGTCGTTTTATGGTCTCCCGAAAATTCATAAACCTGAAAGGCCACTCAGACCTATCACAAGCAGCATAGGTAGCCCCACGTACGCTGTATCCAAACATCTTGTTTCCATTTTGTCCCCTCTTCGGAGAAATCGCTTCTCTGTCAAAAACAGCTCAGAATTTGCTCAAAAGATCGAGCAACATACTGTCGCCAGTGACGAAATCATGGTCTCTTTTGACGTTAAATCGTTATTCCCTTCCATTCTCGTGGATCTAGTTCTAACCATCGTCAACGAGAGGCTCCAAAAGGATCATGCAGGATCTAGCGGAACGCACAAATATGTCCATCAGCAACATCATGAGGCTGTTAGATCACAACTACTTCAAACACAACAACATCCATTACAAACAATTCTTTGGATGTGCGATGGGTTCCCCATTCAGTCCCGTTATAGCCGACCTCGGAATGGAAGAGATTGA